ACATGCAGCTTTCCCTCAACATACGCTCCATCATATCCCAGAGGCTCATCCCCACCGTGGAGGGCAAGCGCGCGGCGGCGATCGAGATCCTTCTCGACAGCCCGAGGGTCAAGGACCTCATTCTCAAGGGCGAGATCACCCTCCTGAAAGAGACCATGGCGGAGTCCTACTTCGAGGGAATGCAGACCTTTGACCAGCACATCTTCGACATGTACCAGGCGGGTCTTTTGGACCTCGACAACGCCATCGCCTATGCCGACAGCCCCAACGACGTGCGGCTCAAGATCAAAATGGCCGAGATGA
The nucleotide sequence above comes from Syntrophorhabdus sp.. Encoded proteins:
- a CDS encoding type IV pili twitching motility protein PilT, giving the protein MQLSLNIRSIISQRLIPTVEGKRAAAIEILLDSPRVKDLILKGEITLLKETMAESYFEGMQTFDQHIFDMYQAGLLDLDNAIAYADSPNDVRLKIKMAEMKPDEGEEKKDSGLKLKL